A section of the Buteo buteo chromosome 27, bButBut1.hap1.1, whole genome shotgun sequence genome encodes:
- the TEX47 gene encoding testis-expressed protein 47: MSEEAPALGRPDSPEPAVLERQNLLAVRRERLGRTRQVGKRRRRMRRRQGWGGASGPRLFWPLLSPQCRFPLHRLLVVARLGEGTAAEEVAGYHRELFENALEDHSREQVSGLLLLYSSYILHVVESCSSTIHLIIQDLASLQNQGHSQQLTSRLLPSPLHWSPSSRHEVFNCQQPS; this comes from the exons ATGTCGGAGGAGGCCCCGGCGCTGGGGCGGCCGGATTCACCGGAGCCTGCGGTTCTGGAGCGGCAGAACCTGCTGGCCGTGCGGCGGGAGAGGCTGGGCCGCACCAGGCAGgtaggaaagaggaggaggaggatgaggaggcggcagggctggggtggtgCGAGCGGGCCTCGCCTCTTCTGGCCTCTCCTCTCCCCGCAGTGCCGGTTCCCGCTCCACAGGCTGCTGGTGGTGGCCCGGCTGGGCGAGGGGACGGCGGCGGAGGAGGTGGCAG gTTATCACAGAGAATTGTTTGAAAATGCATTAGAAGACCACTCAAGAGAACAAGTCTCAGGTCTGCTACTTCTCTACTCCAGCTATATTCTTCATGTAGTAGAG TCTTGCAGTAGCACAATCCATCTCATCATCCAAGATTTAGCTTCTCTCCAAAATCAAGGTCATAG TCAGCAGCTGACCAGCAGGCTCTTACCCAGTCCTCTGCATTGGAGTCCATCTTCAAGACACGAAGTCTTCAACTGTCAACAGCCTTCATAG